Proteins encoded within one genomic window of Cryptococcus neoformans var. grubii H99 chromosome 4, complete sequence:
- a CDS encoding taurine catabolism dioxygenase TauD: MTAVQSPVSALHDSFNRLTIDSGLPGGPRTITKRQLTEEEKQAKIYGTSYEPSIEWWTANNKSHIKPADDPLPDGFPEQDNSSSAWDGKALINQPEKWLYRFTVDDIALVETAYKYFASLSLTKNDISRETFPIPTDSTLYKELRKSKYEINHGVGLRVLRGLPVDDWEREQQLIIFAGISAYVGERRIKQGIQNVVHLRDITTLDVDKRPAITVKGQTSGNQVFHNDGSVGIVGLITVGVAENGGLSQLSSVANTYNQLARTRRDIIRELAKSDWVTKQFPEGKPLFFAHENRVISSYSRRPFFGFYEADPDVPTLAKEKHLALDAVHFTAEKYSLDLDLQKGDLEYFNNLTVYHARTASTDSDKNARHLIRIWLENKGQPLPAELRALYAKINAGQGKTWPLEAWDTNPYLPTESAEEEEKKEEEGASYD, encoded by the exons ATGACTGCAGTTCAATCTCCAGTATCCGCCCTTCACGATAGCTTCAATCGTCTCACTATCGATTCTGGCCTTCCCGGCGGCCCTAGAACGATCACCAAGCGTCAGCTCacagaggaggagaaacag GCAAAGATCTACGGCACTTCTTACGAGCCTTCGATCGAGTGGTGGACTGCTAACAACAAGTCACACATTAAGCCCGCCGATGACCCTTTGCCCGATGGTTTCCCCGAGCAGGATAACTCTTCTAGCGCTTGGGACGGCAAGGCATTGATCAACCAGC CTGAGAAATGGCTGTATCGCTTCACCGTCGACGACATTGCCCTTGTCGAAACCGCCTACAAGTACTTtgcctctctttctctcacCAAGAACGACATCTCCCGCGAGACattccccatccccactGACTCTACTCTCTACAAGGAACTCCGCAAGTCTAAATACGAGATCAACCATGGTGTGGGCTTGCGAGTCCTGAGGGGTTTGCCTGTCGATGACTGGGAGAGAGAGCAGCAGCTTATCATTTTTGCTGGCATTTCAGCTTACGttggggaaaggaggatCAAGCAAGGCATTCAGAACGTCGTTCATCTTCG CGACATTACTACTCTTGACGTAGACAAACGACCCGCTATCA CCGTCAAGGGTCAAACCAGCGGTAACCAAG TTTTCCACAACGATGGTAGTGTTGGTATTGTTGGCCTTATTACTGTCGGTGTCGCCGAGAATGGTGGTCTTTCCCAGCTTTCCTCTGTCGCCAACACTTATAATCAGCTCGCTCGTACTCGTCGAGATATCATTCGTGAGCTTGCCAAAAGCGACTGGGTTACCAAACAGTTCCCCGAAG GCAAACCTCTGTTCTTCGCACATGAGAACCGGGTCATCTCATCGTACTCTCGTCGTCCCTTCTTCGGATTTTACGAAGCCGACCCCGACGTGCCCACTCTTGCCAAGGAAAAGCATCTCGCGCTCGACGCTGTTCATTTCACCGCAGAAAAGTATAGTTTGGATTTGGATCTCCAGAAGGGCGACCTTGAATATTTTAACAACTTGACTGTTTACCATG CACGAACCGCCTCCACAGACAGTGACAAAAACGCCCGTCACCTCATCCGCATCTGGCTCGAAAACAAGGGCCAGCCCCTCCCTGCCGAACTCCGTGCTTTGTACGCCAAGATTAACGCTGGACAAGGTAAGACTTGGCCCTTGGAAGCTTGGGACACCAACCCCTACCTACCCACCGAGTCtgcggaggaagaagaaaagaaggaggaagagggagctTCCTATGATTGA
- a CDS encoding inositol oxygenase has product MPVAVQEFVRADDPAGTKFDTISDAVDEINVAKLKAQHKDNAYDESKFDSEKDKANFRQFVDSNESSRRFYIEQHTKQTVEFNIEARRKAFEKPRATMGIWEAMELLNTLVDASDPDTSATQIQHLLQTAEAMRKDGKPEWMQVTGLVHDLGKLLYFFGSDGQWDVVGDTYVVGCQIPTEKIVYSDTFGANPDLNHPVYSTKYGMYKPNCGLDNVMISWGHDEYLYMVCKEQSSLPKAALHMIRYHSFYPWHRERAYTYLENEADKEALKDVLAFNPYDLYSKSDSLPDPVALRPYYEGLIAKFFPEKINW; this is encoded by the exons ATGCCCGTTGCTGTTCAGGAATTCGTTCGCGCCGACG ACCCCGCCGGCACCAAGTTCGACACCATTTCTGACGCCGTTGATGAGATCAACGtcgccaagctcaaggctCAACACAAAGACAATGCATACGACGAGTCCAAGTTTGACTCTGAGAAGGACAAGGCGAACTTCCGCCAATTTGTTGACTCCAATGAGAGTTCCCGTAGGTTCTACAT CGAGCAACACACCAAGCAAACCGTTGAGTTCAATATCGAGGCCCGTCGCAAGGCTTTCGAAAAGCCCCGCGCCACAATGGGCATTTGGGAAGCAATGGAGCTCTTGAACACCCTTGTCGACGCGAGCGACCCCGACACTAGCGCCACCCAAATTCAGCACCTTTTGCAAACCGCTGAGGCCATGAGGAAGGACGGCAAGCCGGAATGGATGCAGGTCACTGGTTTGGTCCACGACCTCGGCAAGCTACTCTACTTCTTCGGAAGTGACGGCCAATGG GATGTAGTTGGAGACACTTATGTGGTGGGCTGCCAAATTCCGACCGAGAAGATTGTCTACTCGGACACTTTTGGCGCCAACCCTGATCTCAACCACCCGGTTTACTCGACCAAGTACGGTATGTACAAGCCCAACTGCGGCCTCGACAATGTCATGATCAGCTGGGGTCATGACGAGTATCTT TACATGGTTTGCAAGGAGCAATCATCCCTCCCTAAGGCTGCGCTCCACATGATCCGATACCACTCTTTCTATCCCTGGCACCGCGAACGTGCCTACACCTACCTTGAGAATGAAGCCGACAAGGAGGCGTTGAAGGATGTTCTCGCTTTCAACCCCTACGACTTGTACTCCAAGTCCGACTCACTGCCAGACCCTGTCGCCCTTCGTCCCTACTACGAGGGTCTTATCGCCAAGTTCTTCCCGGAGAAAATCAACTGGTAA
- a CDS encoding phytanoyl-CoA dioxygenase: MRAHLQKLVSRRPTLSRPWTTLSRPWTPSRSLTGFPPAVGGPSSPVAVRVQSRSRLMDPFSPEELNRFTQICGQVTEHSDYPLSSEIAHNAVVYSGDRLRQFITNGSQSRDDIMAEVHKCLATGPGVLVIRKFVKDTDLIQRTNNVLNKIIESEREGAKGDHFSAAGNNDRIWNSFQKHAVADPRSFVEYYSNVLLDMVSEAWLGPGYQLTAQVNVVRPGGKAQEPHRDYHLGFQSERTASRFPIVSQIASAMLTLQGAVAHTPMPLASGPTQLLPFSQQFDHGYIAYRQPEFVDFFHKHMVQTALDIGDAVFFNPALFHAAGDNKTKDLHRMGNLLQVSACWSKPMETVDRNAIIRATWSDVKDYIANVQDGIDSPSSQALLKAICDGYSFPTNLDKDPPPADSHCPETQLDRVTRGVAEKWSDDSLNQALDELAAKRAA; encoded by the exons ATGAGGGCACACTTACAAAAGCTCGTTTCGCGAAGGCCAACTCTATCTAGACCGTGGACGACTCTCTCTAGACCATGGACGCCGTCCAGGTCACTGACTGGTTTCCCGCCTGCCGTCGGCGGTCCATCTTCACCGGTGGCAGTACGGGTTCAGTCGAGGAGCAGGCTAATGGACCCCTTCTCGCCAGAGGAACTGAATCGCTTCACTCAGATAT GTGGCCAGGTAACTGAACACTCCGACTATCCTTTGTCCAGCGAGATCGCCCACAACGCGGTGGTGTATTCTGGTGACCGACTTCGGCAATTCATTACCAATGGCAGTCAGTCGAGAGACGACATCATGGCGGAAGTACATAAATGTTTGGCGACCGGACCCGGTGTCCTAGTGATTCGGAAATTCGTGAAAGACACCGACCTCATACAAAGAACGAACAACGTGTTGAACAAAATCATTGAGTCGGAGCGCGAGGGAGCAAAGGGGGATCACTTTTCCGCAGCGGGGAACAATGACCGAATTTGGAATTCCTTCCAAAAGCACGCAGTCGCAGATCCAAGGAGTTTTGTAGAGTATTACTCGAATGTGCTCTT GGATATGGTTTCGGAGGCATGGCTTGGTCCCGGATACCAACTCACGGCGCAAGTCAACGTCGTACGTCCTGGGGGTAAAGCACAGGAGCCGCACCGAGACTATC ACCTCGGCTTTCAGTCCGAACGAACGGCTTCCAGGTTTCCCATAGTATCCCAGATTGCCTCAGCAATGCTCACATTGCAGGGGGCCGTGGCCCACACACCAATGCCTCTGGCTTCTGGCCCCACACAGCTCCTACCATTCTCTCAGCAATTTGATCATGGCTATATAGCCTACCGCCAACCCGAATTTGTCGACTTTTTCCACAAGCATATGGTGCAGACTGCGCTCGACATTGGTGATGCCGTATTCTTCAATCCGGCGCTCTTCCATGCCGCAGGGGATAACAAAACGAAAGATCTGCACAGAATGGGTAATTTGTTGCAAGTCTCAGCCTGTTGGTCGAAACCCATGGAAACAGTTGACCGCAATGCCATCATCCGCGCTACGTGGTCAGATGTCAAAGACTACATCGCCAACGTACAAGACGGTATCGATTCTCCGTCTTCGCAGGCGTTACTGAAAGCCATCTGCGACGGGTACTCATTTCCCACCAATTTGGACAAggatcctcctccagccgATAGT CACTGTCCCGAGACCCAGCTCGATCGAGTTACGCGAGGCGTTGCCGAGAAGTGGTCCGACGACAGCTTGAATCAAGCTCTGGACGAATTGGCGGCCAAGCGTGCGGCTTAG
- a CDS encoding L-mandelate dehydrogenase: MQSGLHSFRRTLLRSLRPSHKVYSTYAHAKRSWVLAGTTAVAVSSLALVFSAGFGNLILLEDETRNLDQQKRTVLAGGQELIPYDEVQKHATRGDCWVIIDGMVYDVTDFVSQHPGGAEVILRNAGKDATRIFKPLHPPDALDILDESQRVGPIDPLSVPALEEVETEEDKRIKEARKSLPPVDAMLLLQDFEDWGQRILSGTAWAYYRSAADSENTFHENRDAFRRYWLRPRILRKVGHGDTKTSFLGIDTETPIFISPAAMAKLGHPLGEVNLTRGAGKAGIVQAISANASCGLDEIMEAREEGQKVIYQIYLNKDRKASEILLQKVEKLKPAAVMFTVDVPWQSKRTMDTRAKNTVNPPIKDTAGGDKKSRAPLGVSEAIGGYQDRDLSWEDIAFIRRCISVPIIVKGVQSVEDIELCVKAGAEGVLISNHGGRSCDYAPAPIDILYELRCHRPDLFNQIDVLIDGGVRTGADVVKALALGAKAVGVGRPFLYANGTHGQEGVERVCEILQEEITNTMRNAGATKVSELVPEMCGLAGPWVGGNRPPYAPKI; encoded by the exons ATGCAATCTGGATTGCATTCTTTCCGCCGCACCCTTCTCCGCTCTTTGCGACCCTCTCACAAAGTGTATAGCACCTATGCACATGCAAAACGGTCTTGGGTCCTGGCAGGAACGACAGCCGTGGCGGTGTCCAGTCTT GCGCTTGTTTTCTCAGCAGGATTCGGAAATTTGATACTACTGGAGGATGAGACACGCAATCTCGATCAGCAGAAAAGAACTGTGCTGGCGGGCGGCCAGGAGCTCATACCGTACGATGAGGTACAGAAACACGCGACAAGGGGCGACTGCTGGGTAATCATCGAT GGTATGGTGTATGATGTGACCGATTTCGTCAGCCAGCACCCTGGCGGGGCAGAGGTTATCCTGCGAAATGCTGGGAAAGACGCAAC ACGCATTTTTAAGCCGCTACACCCTCCCGATGCCCTTGATATCCTTGACGAGTCTCAGCGCGTTGGTCCTATTGATCCATTAAGCGTTCCTGctttggaggaggttgagacggaggaggacaagCGCATAAAGGAAGCTCGGAAGTCACTTCCTCCGGTAGATGCCATGCTATTATTGCAAGACTTTGAGGACTGGGGGCAACGGATTCTATCGGGGACTGCTTGGGCGTATTACCGTAGTGCTG CGGACTCTGAAAACA CATTCCACGAAAATAGAGATGCTTTCCGGCGCTATTGGCTTCGACCACGCATCCTGCGCAAAGTCGGTCATGGTGATACCAAAACTTCTTTCCTCGGCATAGACACGGAAACGCCAATATTCATCTCCCCGGCGGCCATGGCCAAACTAGGTCACCCACTAGGAGAAGTGAACCTTACACGCGGCGCTGGAAAAGCGGGAATTGTTCAAGCCATCTCGGCGAACGCAAGCTGTGGTTTGGACGAGATCATGGAAgcgagagaggaagggcaaaAGGTCATCTATCAG ATCTATCTCAATAAAGATCGCAAAGCGTCTGAGATTCTTCTCCAAAAAGTGGAAAAGCTGAAGCCGGCGGCAGTCATGTTTACCGTGGACGTCCCCTGGCAGAGCAAACGGACCATGGATACGCGGGCAAAGAATACGGTCAAT CCCCCCATAAAGGATACAGCGGGTGGTGATAAGAAGTCTAGAGCACCACTGGGCGTAAGTGAAGCAATTGGAGGATATCAAGATCGGGACCTGTCGTGGGAGGACATCGCCTTCATCAGG AGATGCATTAGTGTTCCCATCATCGTCAAGGGGGTGCAAAGCGTCGAAGACATTGAGTTGTGCGTCAAGGCCGGCGCTGAAGGGGTCTTGATT TCGAATCACGGAGGGAGATCATGTGACTA TGCACCAGCGCCCATTGATATATTATACGAATTGCGATGCCATCGTCCAGACCTGTTCAACCAGATAGACGTGTTAATTGACGGCGGCGTCCGTACTGGTGCAGACGTCGTGAAGGCCCTTGCGCTCGGGGCAAAAGCCGTAGGAGTTGGTCGCCCTTTCCTGTATGCCAACGGTACTCATGGGCAAGAAGGTGTTGAACGAGTCTGTGAGA TCTtgcaagaagagatcaCTAATACTATGCGAAATGCGGGAGCGACAAAAGTATCGGAGCTCGTGCCGGAAATGTGTGGACTGGCTGGTCCGTGGGTGGGTGGCAATCGCCCGCCGTACGCACCCAAAATTTAA
- a CDS encoding oxidoreductase yields the protein MTIEIPSLNRKARIGVMGVGRMGKRHARNIAEFAPRAELVAVSDPYPEALEWAKANLPSTVKTYSSSEELINDPDIEGILIATETAFHAEYAIKVIEAGKHALIEKPISVDIELTKPVVAAAKKRPDLKVMVAFSRRFDASYQEAAKRIENGQLGSAYLIKSCTNDLYDPTGYFLNYAKKSGGIFMDCGIHDIDIGRYLLNVSNTDGLKNPAKQVTKVFATGLNTVYPELADMGDCDNALGVIEFENGSKMDIHLSRTSIHGHDVVCEVFGTKGKFVINAVPNISRVEIRDEHGVRTESHPSYYERFFEAFKTEVQTFSNCILDDTPVPTPPHDALEAAQIATALTHSFRTGNPVYFDDNGEPILK from the exons ATGACAATTGAGATTCCCTCGCTTAACAGGAAGGCCCGAATTGGTGTGATGGGCGTGGGCCGAATGGGCAAACGACATGCCAGAAAT ATCGCCGAGTTTGCCCCTAGAGCCGAGCTTGTAGCCGTCTCCGACCCATATCCCGAGGCTCTAGAATGGGCCAAGGCCAACTTGCCTTCCACAGTTAA GACGTACAGTTCCTCTGAGGAGTTGATCAATGATCCCGACATTGAGGGAATCCTGATTGCCACTGAGACGGCCTTCCACGCTGAGTATGCCATCAAGGTCATCGAGGCTGGAAAG CACGCACTTATTGAGAAGCCCATCTCGGTGGATATCGAGCTTACGAAGCCGGTCGTGGCAGCTGCAAAGAAGCGTCCCGATCTCAAGGTCATGGTGGCTTTCTCCAGGAGAT TTGACGCGTCCTACCAAGAAGCGGCTAAGCGGATTGAGAATGGACAACTCGGCTCAGCGTACCTCATCAAGTCTTGTACAAACGATCTTTACGACCCTACTGGCTACTTCTTGAACTACGCCAAGAAGTCTGGCGGTATTTTCATGGACTGCGGCATCCACGACATCGACATTGGTCGATACCTTTTGAACGTTAGCAACACAGATGGGCTCAAGAACCCTGCCAAGCAGGTTACCAAAGTTTTCGCAACCGGTCTGAACACTGTTTACCCCGAATTGGCAGATATGGGGGACTGCGACAACGCTCTCGGCGTAATTGAGTTCGAAAATGGCTCCAAAATGgacatccatctctccaggACTTCAATCCACGGGCACGACGTCGTGTGTGAGGTGTTTGGGACTAAGGGGAAGTTCGTGATCAATGCT GTTCCCAACATCTCCCGTGTCGAGATCCGCGACGAACACGGCGTGCGAACGGAGTCTCA CCCTTCATATTATGAGCGATTTTTCGAGGCTTTCAAGACAGAAGTTCAAACTTTCTCAAACTGTATCTTGGACGACACAC CTGTTCCCACTCCCCCCCACGACGCCCTCGAGGCCGCGCAAATCGCCACAGCGCTCACTCATTCATTCCGCACTGGCAATCCTGTCTACTTCGATGACAATGGAGAGCCTATTTTGAAGTAG
- a CDS encoding transposase subfamily, variant → MAISQGNSSGKLRIGVLGVGRMGRRHASNVAYSAPRAELVAVADPNHEALAWAKANLPSTVQCYSDSADVIQSTNVDAVLISTETSEHARLALEAASAGKHVLLEKPISVDVDLSRPVVEAARKHPELKIMIGLSRRYDASYREAKKRIDNGSLGKPYLIKSCTNDQYDSTGFFIAYSKASGGIFIDCGIHDIDISRWLLDVENPANLKYPKKQVTSVWATGLNAQHPELTQYGDCDNAICVVEYENGAKCNFHLSRTAIHGHDCFCEVFGTDSKLVINGNPNMNRVEIRDIHGVRMESTPTYYDRFRDAFISEVQTFCDVVLDDKPVPTPPQSALEAAKIAMALTHSFRTGKTVYFDNEGEAIIN, encoded by the exons ATGGCTATCTCTCAAGGCAATTCTAGTGGCAAGCTTCGAATCGGTGTCCTCGGTGTTGGCCGGATGGGTCGACGACACGCGTCAAAC GTTGCGTACTCAGCACCACGGGCAGAGCTAGTAGCAGTAGCGGACCCCAACCACGAAGCATTGGCATGGGCCAAAGCGAACCTGCCGTCCACAGTGCA ATGCTACTCCGACTCCGCGGATGTAATTCAATCGACCAACGTCGATGCTGTCTTGATTTCTACTGAGACTTCGGAACATGCAAGGCTCGCTCTGGAGGCTGCCTCCGCGGGAAAG CACGTCCTTCTTGAGAAACCGATCTCAGTTGATGTTGACCTTTCGCGGCCTGTTGTGGAAGCAGCCCGTAAGCACCCTGAATTGAAGATAATGATTGGATTATCCCGGCGAT ACGATGCTTCCTACAGggaggcaaagaagaggattgaTAACGGCAGCCTGGGCAAACCGTACTTGATCAAATCGTGCACTAACGATCAATACGACTCTACCGGCTTCTTCATTGCCTACTCTAAGGCATCTGGAGGCATCTTCATTGATTGCGGTATCCACGACATTGATATCTCACGATGGCTATTGGACGTTGAAAACCCAGCCAACCTGAAGTATCCTAAAAAGCAAGTGACATCGGTCTGGGCGACCGGTCTTAACGCTCAACACCCAGAGCTCACGCAGTACGGAGACTGTGACAATGCTATCTGCGTGGTCGAGTACGAGAATGGAGCCAAGTGTAACTTCCACCTCTCAAGGACAGCCATCCACGGTCATGACTGCTTCTGCGAGGTCTTTGGAACCGACAGCAAACTGGTTATCAACGGC AATCCAAACATGAACCGTGTAGAAATCAGAGACATTCACGGAGTTCGTATGGAGTCTAC GCCTACATACTACGACCGATTCAGGGATGCATTCATCAGCGAGGTTCAAACCTTCTGTGACGTAGTTTTGGACGACAAAC CGGTCCCTACCCCGCCTCAGTCTGCCCTGGAAGCTGCTAAGATCGCCATGGCCCTCACTCATTCTTTCCGAACCGGCAAGACGGTCTATTTTGACAATGAAGGCGAGGCAATTATCAACTAG